The sequence below is a genomic window from Corythoichthys intestinalis isolate RoL2023-P3 chromosome 4, ASM3026506v1, whole genome shotgun sequence.
ACAACAGGCTATGAAAAAATGTGTGCCACTGATGAATTTTCATTTTCAACATGTTTTATTACCCTATCCACTCCCTCAACCCCCATATTGGCAGCACATAGAATGAATAAATGTTGGCATTTCAATGTGTTGGTTCAACTACAGTGCACCAGGATATCAGGAACGCGACAGTGATGCATAAAAGCGTGTCAACCTTAGGTTTGAATGCAATGTTACAGAAGGGGGTGTCACAACAGTGTTTGGTCATGACAAAAATGGTGTTGTTGAAGAATTCTACGGTGGTCTCCACATTACACTCCTCCAGTTTCACACAGCCTAGTGTCTTGACATCCAAGGAGTCAACTGGAGGGGGAAATGGTGATCAAACATTCTGTTATCTATCAGCGTAAATCCATACAAACACGTTTTAGCAAATATTTGATATAAACTACCGTTAAAAAATTTGATGTCACCCAGACAATTTAGTGTTTTCTTTGAAAGTCAAGACTtttaggtaacattttatttgacagttggttcaccatcataataatgacatgacgcTGTCATGAGCATGGTTGagttcttatgacagttgtcattaagtgtcatccggcaaattatgtaacttttgaatggatgtaaaagatgtgGCCTTAAATGGAGttgaagtgacataatttgtcagatgacacttaatgacatctgtcataagcattcataaatgtcataactatgacagtcttatgaaccCACTGCCAAACAAATTGTTACCAACTTTTATTTATCAAATGAGTTGCAAAATGAATATGACATATAGTCAAGACATTGATTTGGTTagaatttattctttttttttttttttttttttttttaaaataatcaccAGAACAGCTAGAATGCCAAAGGCCTGCAATGCAGTAATTGCTGCAAATGCAGGACTCTGCCAAAAGCAAAGtttgaaggaaaacattatttttgaaaGATAATTGTTTCTAACCTTATCGGACCCCAAGTATTCGAACAGGTGTACAGTGATCCATTgtttttcacagttaatgggAAACGTCCCCTCCGCGAAAATTGAAAAGAAATAGAGGcagagcttatttacattattattattattattatttttttattattattatgtgtgtttttaatgtatttagatttaacagcattggaaagaaatacagtatatgacatgttttatttGCTCTTTTGTTCCTaaagaagaagaataattaaaaaaaaatccttatatgtacagtggggcaaataagtatttagtcaaccaacaatcgtgcaagttctcccacttgaaaatattagagaggcctgtaaaattatttaatatttatatcaacgatatatatactgtatctcaGTTATTGAAATTTATACTTTCTGCAGATGACACAAACATATTCTATAGTAgtgaaaaccaaaatgaattggtAACTACCGTTAATGAGGAATTAAGTAAATTAAAGAGGTGaatggatataaataaattatcacttAACTTAAATAAGACAAAGGTAATGATAT
It includes:
- the LOC130915010 gene encoding protein Bouncer-like, yielding MKGLTFCVLAVIMFIYVQGEEEETLEQVVEAAGFIEEEELLQCFRCDLGFWDACYTTETNCSLGERCFTGRGKAVDSLDVKTLGCVKLEECNVETTVEFFNNTIFVMTKHCCDTPFCNIAFKPKVDTLLCITVAFLISWCTVVEPTH